TGGCGGGAATAACGTTCAGCTCCCTGACCCTCGCGCTATTGGCAACGCTGGTTTTCAACGGGGTTCTCTACTTAGCTTGGAGAAAGGGCTACCTCAGGGTCTTCAAAAAATTGTGGGAGGATTAGGTTACAGGGATTAACTCCCCGTCCTTTATCCTGTAAATCCTGTTTATCTTCTTCATTCCGGTTCTCCAGTCCCTGCTCAGCTCTACTAGAACGTCGAAGCGGTTGAATGTGTTCTCATCTATTCCGAGCCAGTGCATTGTTTCGGCCTTCAAGTCGTTGCTCATAGCCAGGGACGTTACGATGAAAGCGTAATCATCTATCAGCTCGTCGAGAACCCTCGGGACGCTGATGGTGTGAAGGGTGTCTACAACAACGTAGTCAGGCTTCAGGCTCTTCAGTTTCCCGATGACCTCATCGGTTCTTTCGTTCGTGCCCCTCTGGTCGAATGCAGTATCGATAACCTCGATGTTCTTTCTGAATGGCTTAAACTCGCCGTAGGCAGTAACGACGGCCACCTTCCAGTCCTCTGGAACGTAGTGGAGGAGCGCCTCGACGAGCTTTGTCTTTCCGCTCCTGCTCGTGCCGGCAATGAGAACGTCCCTCTTGGCCAGGATTTCTTCCTTCAAAAGCTCCATCTGCTCAGGCCTTGCCGAACCGTAGCGTATCAAATCCTCGGGCTTGAAGATGTAGACGCCCATGGTTTCCACCGAGGGTATTCTGTCTCAGGAGTTATAACTCTGCCGTTTGGCTCTTTGAAGTCTGTTGAAATTATGACAATTTAATCTTAAAATTTAGAAATTTTATCAAGAAAAATGCTTAATTTCCATCATTTTTGTCAAAAATTCAAGGATTTTTGCACAAGGGCAATAAACCCTAAACAACTTGACGAAAAATTGGTGATTAACATGAACGCTCTCCAAATTGTAAGTAGAAAAATTGACCCAATAGCGGACGTTCAGACGAGGGTGATTGCTTACCTTACCGGCGAGCTTTCAAAGAGGGGCTTTCGCTGGCTACTCCCAGTTGTTCTGAGCTCGATAACCGACCCCCTCTGGCCGGACCCTGCCGCGGGAGAAGCCCTGAGACCACCTGAAGTGGAGGTCTACGGAGAAAGGCTTAGGTTGACCCACAGCATGATACTTCATAAGCAGATTGCAATAGCTATGGGAGTTGACAGGCTCTTTGTCCTCTCGCCGAACATAAGGCTTGAGGGAAGGGAAGCGGACGACGGCAGACACGCATACGAGTTCACCCAGCTCGACATGGAAATCGCT
The DNA window shown above is from Thermococcus sp. and carries:
- a CDS encoding ATPase; this translates as MGVYIFKPEDLIRYGSARPEQMELLKEEILAKRDVLIAGTSRSGKTKLVEALLHYVPEDWKVAVVTAYGEFKPFRKNIEVIDTAFDQRGTNERTDEVIGKLKSLKPDYVVVDTLHTISVPRVLDELIDDYAFIVTSLAMSNDLKAETMHWLGIDENTFNRFDVLVELSRDWRTGMKKINRIYRIKDGELIPVT
- a CDS encoding amino acid--tRNA ligase-related protein, with amino-acid sequence MNALQIVSRKIDPIADVQTRVIAYLTGELSKRGFRWLLPVVLSSITDPLWPDPAAGEALRPPEVEVYGERLRLTHSMILHKQIAIAMGVDRLFVLSPNIRLEGREADDGRHAYEFTQLDMEIAGASMDDVMGLIEELITGLFRELRPVVWESFERELPKV